A part of Miscanthus floridulus cultivar M001 chromosome 6, ASM1932011v1, whole genome shotgun sequence genomic DNA contains:
- the LOC136460816 gene encoding sinapine esterase-like yields the protein MRGAILLVSVVLLLNSPVGLCGCFKRIFSFGDSIIDTGNFISTVASTPIKELPYGMTYFNRPTGRVSDGRVIIDFYAQALGLPLVPPSIPEEGTSPFPTGANFAVLAATGLSPDYYRTNYNFTMPSPSHLDLQLQSFKKVLTRIAPGDDATKSVLGESLVVVGEIGGNDYNFWFFARNSRDTPSQYMPEVVGHIGAAVQEVINLGAKTVLVPGNFPIGCVPQYLAMFQSTTSSDYDQYGCLVWFNDFSKKHNQLLQQEVARLRSQNPGVQIIFADYFGAAMQFVQNPKNYGIDDPLVACCGGDGRYHTEKGCDKDAKVWGNPGAFASWDGVHMTEKAYSIIADGVLNGPFADTPLLKITC from the exons ATGCGGGGTGCCATCCTCCTCGTTTCCGTTGTCCTCCTGCTCAACTCCCCGGTGGGTTTGTGCGGCTGTTTCAAGCGCATCTTCAGCTTCGGCGACTCCATCATTGACAccggcaacttcatcagcacaGTCGCTTCGACCCCGATAAAGGAGCTCCCATATGGCATGACCTACTTCAACCGCCCCACCGGCCGTGTCTCCGACGGCCGTGTCATAATCGATTTCTACG CGCAAGCGCTCGGTCTGCCGCTGGTCCCGCCGAGCATACCGGAGGAGGGAACTTCGCCGTTCCCCACCGGCGCCAACTTCGCCGTGCTTGCGGCCACAGGGCTGTCGCCGGACTACTACAGGACCAACTACAACTTCACCATGCCGTCGCCATCCCACCTAGACCTGCAGCTCCAGTCCTTCAAGAAGGTGCTCACGCGGATCGCACCGGGAGACG ACGCCACGAAGAGCGTCCTGGGCGAGTCCCTGGTGGTAGTGGGCGAGATCGGCGGGAACGACTACAACTTCTGGTTCTTCGCGCGCAACTCCCGCGACACGCCGAGCCAGTACATGCCGGAGGTGGTCGGCCACATCGGCGCCGCCGTCCAGGAGGTGATCAACCTCGGCGCCAAGACGGTGCTCGTCCCGGGGAACTTCCCCATCGGCTGCGTGCCGCAGTACCTGGCCATGTTCCAGAGCACAACCAGCTCGGACTACGACCAGTACGGCTGCCTCGTCTGGTTCAACGACTTCTCCAAGAAGCACAACCAGCTGCTGCAGCAGGAGGTCGCCCGGCTCCGGTCGCAGAACCCGGGCGTTCAGATCATCTTCGCGGACTACTTCGGCGCCGCCATGCAGTTCGTCCAGAACCCCAAGAACTACG GTATCGATGATCCTCTGGTCGCGTGCTGCGGCGGCGACGGCCGGTACCACACGGAGAAAGGGTGCGACAAGGATGCGAAGGTCTGGGGCAACCCGGGCGCGTTCGCTAGCTGGGACGGCGTCCACATGACGGAGAAGGCGTACAGCATCATCGCCGATGGGGTGCTAAATGGCCCGTTTGCGGACACACCGCTGCTCAAGATCACCTGCTAA